ATGCTCCTGCATCAGATAGTAACAAAAACTCCAAGGTTAACACTTTTGAAGATGAGCAGCTTCTCTCTAAGGTGCATCGGAATGTGAAAACTTCTCATTCATCCAGTTTTGTGAAGAAAGGCAAAGTTAGGAGTACTCCTCTTAATACGAACAAAATTCAGGTGGTAGCCAATAAATCTCATGTGCTACCTTTCAAACCCAAAAGATCAATTGAAGGATCAGGTTTGGATTCTTTATGTTCTATTTGTACTTTTTACTTTGGAGCTTGGTTAATGCATTAGGTAAGTAATGGATGGTTGATGGTCTTTAATGCTTTCAGTTGAAGAAAAGCTTAACGAGCTGTTGGATACTGATGGAGGGATAAGTAAACGCAAAGTAAGTAGTTACTGTATATCCAACTTGGTTAATGTTCTGTTCGATTTTCGGAATGGAAGGTTATGTTCATTACAACTTCTTTGCTAGTTTAAGTAAGAGTCTTGGATGTGTATTCTGTTCTGAATTGGTTGCGTATGTGTGCTTCTTACAGGATTCCGCTAAAGGCTACTTGAAGCTTCTGTTCCTTACTGCACAATCAGGTGATAGTGGCAGTGGGGAAGCAATCAAAAGGTCATTACATAATTTTACTTCATTTTGTTTCTGATGATGTGATGTAGAATATTTATCACTTGACAAGTTCAGTTATTCTTTGATTATATCTCTTTATTAAAAAAATTATTTAATTATTTCAGCAATCGTGATCTTTCCATTATTCTTGACGCTCTTTTGAAGACGAAGTCGCGTACGGTTTTGATTGATATTATTAACAAAAATGGTGCGTACCTCTCCCTTGGGGATATCTTTTTGCCTTTTTGTCAGAACAAATTAATTGATCTATTGGACCCCCTATTTGCATAAATTGATGAACCCCTTTCTTTATCTTAGGTTTGAGAATGCTACACAACATTATGAAGATGTGCAGGAGAGACTTTAACAAGATACCAATCCTCCGAAAGCTCTTAAAGGTGCGTGACGCCTAACTACATTAATTTTGTGCTGGTTTTCTAATTGCATAAGGAATAGGGAATCAGATGTTTATAAAAATATTTTAGTGAATTTTCATCTGCAAGAGTTCATAACCATTTTTCTGGGATATCTGATGAGAACATTTCTTTCTTGATCTATTTTGGCTTTGTAGGTCCTAGAATATTTGGCTGAAAAGCCGCAGATTCTTACACAGGAACATATTACTGGAGGTCCTCCCTGCCCGGGAATGGAGAGGTTATTACTTGTTTCTTCATTGAATAACATTATCAATTTATCATAGTTGAACTTTCATGCAAGCTTTTGCTATTGTTATAAGATGCCAACTGTTGAGTTACTCAAAAGTCAAAACCTCATAATTTTTATTTTCTTGTAACTCCCCAACCTGACCTTATCACATTAATACCTAGACACGAGAACTGCTAATTGTTCAGTGTTATTTTATTAGTATTTATACTTCTTTCTTTTATTGGAAAAAGAAACTACTAGTGAACAATTATTATTGATGTTTTTTTTTAATAAAGCATAATTGTAAGTGTTACCAAACAGTCCATAGGTTATGACTGCGTTTTACTTGGGTCTCTGTGTCAAATATTATGGTTCCATGTTTTCTGAATATATCTTCTGGGAATTCTGTTTCTGTACAGCTTTACAGAGTCAATACTATCACTGACGGAGCATGGTGACAAAAGGGTATTGTTTTTTATATTTTTATATCTTTATGTATTTTAATCCTTCCATACTTCATCTGTTATGTTTCATGATGCATCAATGATGGATGTCTTCTTCGAATTAAAGTCAGTCAAATTGTATGCAGGTCCATGACATAGCACGCAACTTTCGAAATAGGTGGATTCCAAAAGCTTTAAGAAGACATTGTTTTGTAGACAGAGATGATGGAAAGATGGAATTCAACAGGAGTTCAAACTACAATAGATTCCCCACATCACATGATAATTGGCGTGATCAAACTGGAAGATCTACTGAAGTTGCTGATAGTGCCAAGCAATCAGTGGTTAAAACACCACCTTCTGCTAGTACAGTTACTCAGGACGGCGCTTCTACACCTTGTACAGGTGGTTGTACAACCACTGAGACAAAAGTACGCAAGCGTAAAAGTCGATGGGATCAGCCAGCAGTGACAGTCCCTGATTCAAAAAGTCGATGGGATCAGCCAGCAGTTACATGCCCTGATTCAAGTTTACATCCAAACAAGGAACAGAAGATCAACTGTAAACAGCTAGAAGGGGATGCAACATTGCTTCCTGAGAACCAGAGCAGAGAGGGTGGAAATTGCTCCAGCACTGTGCTTCATATATGTGAGCAAGTTGGTGCCGATGTGGTTTACGCAGGAAAACAAAACATTCTTGATGATGCTCCTCCTGGATTTTCATCTTGCCTTAATACCCCTGTTGTTTCATATTTGTCAACATCTTCAGTTATAGGGCATCCGCAGGCAAAGTTTGTTTCTCGCTTACCTGTCTCGTATGGCATTCCACTGTCTATCATGCAGCAATATGGGACACCCCATGCTGAAACCGCTGATACTTGGGTTGTTGCTCCTGGCATGCCTTTCCATCCTTTTCCACCATTACCCCCATGTCCTCGTCATAAGAAAGACCCTTCTCATGATGTCCGTCACGCCTCAGTTAACCAAGCTTCAGAAGGACAACAAGCCAGCTGTGACACTACAAATTGTCACTCTGAAGAAAGCACTCCAAGCACAACTGGTGTCACTCAAGCAGACTCTGGCACACCATGTGCAAACAATCAATCGGGTATTAAACGAGAGAGGGAGTCCTCATATGAGGCCCCTTTGGGAAGGAGATACTTTAAACAGCAGAAGTGGAATCATCCAAAACTTAGGCCCCCATGGATGAGGGATAGGACTGGTTGGGGATGTAATGGGAACAACTTCTGAGGTGGGACAAACAGCATAGGCATAGGAACTGTAGGAAATGAGCTTAGAGGTCCATATTGTTCAGAGGACATGAGCTATAGGGTGGAGAAAGCTGGCAATAATGTCAATCAGCATTCATATATCACCACTAATCCACATTCATTCATAGGATGAGCTATTCATTTTCCTTATACTTCACTGTGCTGCCGATTCTTTTTTCACCGGGTTTATTTAAACACACTTTTGTTCAATATTCAAGTCTTCTTCCAATTGAAGTTCTAATACAAAGACCTCAGTGAAAAAGATGCTCCTATCAGGTGTGATATGCTCCATAAATGTTGATCCATTGATGAATACCTCAGATAGGTTAGTAGTTCTTTATATATCATTTTGATATTGTTATAGGGCTTCCATGAATTATCTGTTCTTGATTAAGATGATATTTGTATGGACATACAAAAATGGAAAGAAGATGGTTTACATTCAGGTGCTATTTCAATATCCTTATTATCTTTATAGTATCGAAATTGGTTCATTTTGTTATGTTGCCTTTGTGTTCAGTTTTCATCTTATATGATTATTTCCTTCATTCATGTTGGGTATTCCTGTAACATCTTAAATGTTTAATTGCCAATGAGAATGACTATGGCTAGATCTACTGCATATACGTTGGTTCCTGACTTAGGAGTCATAATGTTCGAGTCCTGAATCATGCACAGGCTACCCAGCACAGACAAAAGACTCGTCTTCATTTTCTGAAGGTAACTGCTGTTCACCCCTCACATAGGCTCTCTGAATTAGAAATTATCTGATTATCTTTACTCCCAAGAGGCATGATGAGTTTCTGTAGTATGAAGCACAGATTGCGCTTTTTAAATGAATATTATCTTTTGGAGTATATAGTGTGGATACAAACTAGCAGAAACTTGAACTGTTCTTGTGATGTCACTAGATAATTCATGGTTCAGCTGTTTAGGGGACCTGTGTCTAATCTGAATGCCAATCTGGAGCTCCTTGTAATAAGTGATTCCTAAACTTGCAGGCTATGGAAACAATATTGTTCAACTGGTCACTTTAGATTCATGCTTGATCACTCTACAACAAACTCTATTTAAGAATAATTCTCCTCACCAGAGATATAGTGCTACGAATGAAAAAGAAAGTCGGGTTAAAGTTTTGTTGCCTATCTCACTTTGACATTTGATTTGTGATTAGCTGATTAAGTGGATGTTACTGTGTACGGTCATCAGTTACATAGTTACATGGTATGAGCACAATATCACTTGGGTTTTTGAAGTGTAAGGCTACATCCAAATGCAGATGAGAAAGGGCGAACAGAGAAAAAAGAACCAATATGACATTAGTTTTTGCATGGAACAGTTTGGTCTGACTGTGCAAGTAAGAAGCAAGCTCCAAACATTGAAAATTATACAGCGCACCCGTTCATCTCCGCCGTCCATTTTGAAAAAGTCAAAAGTTCGCGTCAAATAGACGGCAGAGATGGACGGGTGCGCTGAATATGCTCTCTCCAAACATACCAATCAAAATCTGCACTGGAATCACTAAACTTCGAGTCTTTGAACCGCAGAGTCAATTAATGCACAAACCCTTCTCAACATTTGTATAACATGAAGCTCACATCCTCTGCGATTTTCCTTCTCCTGATTGGGCTAATTGAGTACCTTTTCCCTCAACTGGGGAAAGATGGCCACCAACTGGGGCTCCTTGACATGATCAATAAAAAGAGGCCTCACTTTTACAGATACTGTGACTAATGGGAGTCCTTCTAGTGAGGACTTTTAAGTTGAGGACTAGTTGAGGACTTTTCGGTTTATGGTTTAAAATACCCATTTTTCGATCACATTTTGACATCTCATCCGTTCAGTTTTTAGGCTTATATGGGTAGACCATTTCTACAAATGTTTGTTAAGATAACAAACTAGATTAAATTAATGGACGAACCAAATCTGTCAAATATGAACCCTTTAAGTTCATAATTGATAAAACACACTTATGAATGCCTTAACAATTCTCAATATAGCTAAAAATTTGGAGAAATGATCTACTCATAAATACCTATAAACTGAACGGTCAAGATATGAATATAAGATCAAAATGCGGGATAAGCCGAAAAGTCTTCAACTTAAAGGTCCTCATTAGAAGGGCTTGTGACTAGTATAGCCTCGAATTTCCTAAAGAGTGTGTCATCACGCTCCTCCTTGAGCACATCTCCCTCTCTCCTGGATGCATTGATCTGAAACTCATGAGACGCCTGCAGATAGCACTATGATTTGAGTTGACACATCTAAATGAGATTGCCACAATAGAAGTCGCAAGGAGAATATTTACGTCAAGGGAGGCCAATCCTTGTTCCAATGCCTAATTCTTCTTTTCCATCAAACTTGATTTCTCCATTTGTAGTTGTGCATTGTACTGATGTAAAGCCCTACAGTGCTCAAGTACTCAGATCCAAGAGTGAAGAAGAAGATGAAGAAGCAACCTAGAGAGACATATGAACAAACAGAGAAGAAAGAACCAAGGGAGCTTAAGAGTAGTAAGTAACAATAGTGATCCACAAAACTACACGCAAAGAAAAGAAAAACCAATCCAATTAACTCAAAAGTATCACATGATCCGAATTCAAACGAAGGAGCAAAATGCAATGCTGTGCTGATGAAACCTCATAACCTCCTTCAGGAAATAAATTATAAATAGATAGAGAAATAAAGTTGGTAACTTGGATCACTAGCTCTCCTCCCAAACTTCGGGAAGAGGGAAGAGGTTATTTACTCCCGAACAAACTAGCTTGCGGATTGGAATTTCCAAACCAGAACAAACTTGGATTGGTAAACCAAATTTTTTTAGGGACTAAGTACCCCTCTCTCCATAAAGGGTACAGATTCCACTCCCTTTTAGTTTTAGTTTCCTAGTCCTAATAGAGTAATAGTCTGAGGAATAGCCCTCTCTCTATAATGTCACCCCTAGTTGGTCAGTATTCTTCATTCTACATTTATCATTCAGTCATCAATCTCAACCTTAAACGTCATGGCTGCTGCTCCTGACATTGACCAGTACAATGGCGCAGTCTGGAGATCAGTTTCGAAGAAACCTCCAAAACACTACAAAGTGAGCATAACATCGTTTTCAAGTCTAAAATCAACAGAAAAATATGAATCTGGCGAGTTTGAGGCCGGAGGATACATGTGGAAACTAGTGCTCTTCCCCAATGGAAACAAGAACCGTGAGGTGAAAGATCACATCTCTCTCTACTTGGAGTTGGGTACACAAGAAAAAATAAAACCCGGCAAGATTGTAACAATTGATTACAAGTTGTTTTTACTTAATCGGCACAAGGGGAAAAAGAGCTACCTGGTTCTTGAACATTCGAATAAGAAGGAGAACAAGTACTGTATTTATGGCACCATTGTTGGTGGTCTGGCTGGTTTTGATCGGTTCATCCCTCTCAAAGATTTTATTGATGCATCAAATGGTTATCTCATTGATGACACTTGTGAGTTTGGAGCAGAGGTCTTGGTTTCTGAAACGACGAGAAAAAGCAAAGGAGAGTGTTTCTTCATGAACCTCAACAGTACGGGTGATATGTACAAGCATGTTTGGAAGGTTACTAACTTTTCAACGTTAGACGCTACATGTCATTACTCATTACCATTCACTGCTGGAAACCAAAAGTATTGCGCATGGACTTTGAGGCTTTATCCCAATGGAGATATCAGTGGAAAGGGTAGTCATGTTTCTCTTTATTTGGGTTTGCATAATCCACATGAGCTTCCTCCCGGATTGAGAATACTTGCGCTAGTTACTCTACGCATTTTGGATCAAATCAATGGCGACCGGTATACTACTCTCGTTGAAGCCCTCTGGTTCGATCGGAGGTCTAATTGGGGCAATCACCAAATTGTTACACAAAAACAAAACGCAAGGATGTCAATGGATGATAGTTGCCTAATTGAGGTCGAAATTGCTATTCAAGGACTTTCTATGCCAAGAACTTCTACGCGCCGTCGGCCATGGAATTTTAAGTTATTCAATTAGTTTGTGGCAGGATCATAGAAGCATGAGAATATATAGATCTTTTGATCAGCATTGTATATGGTTCCATTGGCATTGCTTAATTATTTGCTTATGTAATAGACAATGAATGAAAGTTCACCAGCATTTTATGATCTATCTGCAACTCTTTTCCTACATACCGAATACACACCGAAAGGGCTACTATAAATGTAACTGGACAGAGTAAAGCACATCACCCACTCTTCTGATTTTAATCCCGAAGAAGAACCATATCTTTCATGTCAAATCTGGAAACTGGGGATTAGGGTCTGAACCTTATTGTTAGGATCAAAATTCATTCAAGAAAAGATAATTAGGAAATAAGAGAAATCTAAAGAGATAAACTAATCAACAACATATTCATTCATCGATCACTGATTTAGAGAAGTTTACAGACTCTATTCCTATAACTACTTTGTAACTACATACTTGGACCGAATGGGCCTTGGTACTATCCTGACACAAAGTTGGCAAAGCCCCATACACCATACCTACTAACATGAAAGAGGAATACAAATCAGTATCCTATCACAGTATCACTTATGTAATAAAACCACATTTGCAATCTTCACCCACATTCGTTCGCACCTAATGTGATCTTAGATTGAATATTATCCATAACCTTGAAGTAGCCTAGAATCAGTAGAATGAATTGAGAACTAAAAATTTGATGCACCTCTGAAAGATTCTACCTTTCTGACTAATATTGTGACGTTAACAACAGACTCTTATTGAGTTATTGTGCTTAATAGCTCATTAATTTAATCTTACAATACAAAAGAATATGTACGTTTTTTTTTTTTTTTAAGTAGTTCGGAACCCAGCAGAGGTTCAGCCCTACGCCCGGTTCCAGTTATTTTGTTGAAAAAAGAGAAACAAAAGAGTACATAAAGGGAGAGGGGGACATAGACCAAATTTTAACTGCAAGTACAATTTTACACACCCTTTCTCATCTAATGTACATCTTCATCAAATAATGGACAAAGAATATCAAATAAAATTTATCAGAATCTCCTTAGAATGCTTCTGATGTGAATAGAGCACCAGGTTTTCCACAAAGTTCTGTACTTCCTCCAGCCATTGAAATGACTTGCAATCACTTTCTTATAACTAGGCCTCTGCTGCACCATAATCCAGTATTTAGCAATGTTTGGCCGGCTACCTATATACTCGTCCTCCAAATCCAAGAGCACCAACCGTGCTAGCACCGGAATGAGCATCACATCTGCCATTGTAAACTCATCCCCTACTAAATATGTTGTTTCATTTAGCTGTTTCTCAACTTCATCTAGAAGTCTTATTAGATGTTCCTTGTCTTGTATCATAACGCTTGAGTTTTTCAACTTGTCTTCTGTGTCATATACTTCTTGCAACTTACTGTGATAAGCACCTGCTAAATCAGGAGATTCCTCCATTCGAGCCATCACCACCCGCCTCAAGAATTTGGAGACAGAACGGAAGTACTTTTCCGGGATGTGGGCTAGTGTGAAATACTTGGGGTTCCATTGTTGTATTCTGTGCATCCATCCAGTGACTTCTCTGCCACTGAAGGTCATGTTCTCAGCGCCTGTAGAGACACTTGCAATTCTTTCTACATACCTGAAAGAACCAGTGGCACTTTTAATGATCTTCCTTTGTTTCTAATTAACATACTTTAAAAACCAACAGAACACTGCTCAAATTATGATTTATGCAAATCAAAACTGGCTCCCAAAATAAAAAAAAAATCAAGCTCAATATTTCATGTAGTAACAAAGAGTGTTAGTGGAGTAACATACTGAATAATCTCGATTGTATTGAAAATCTTGTGTTCGCCGTTCTGGAAAACCGGGAGTGTTGCACTTGGATTCATTCTGAAGAATGAGGCATTCATATTCTTGCCGGTTACAGGATTGAGATGGAATGATGTGTAATCAATGCCTTTTTCTTCCAAAGCAAGTCTCACCCTTTGGCTATCTATTGAATATGGGTGGTGGTATAACTGCATGGTATTAAGCTGGGTGAAGAAACTGCACTCTTTGCTTATCTCGTTACTGAATGTTGAGGTCTGCAAATCGTAAGAAATTGTCAAACTAACATATTTTAAAGAGTTTCATTATGAATTCAACATCAGATCAGTAGCAAAAGTGAAAACCATAACCACAAATCCCTCATTTACGCCTCGACATGAAATTGTTTAGATCATTCATAGCATTATGACTATGACTATTCCAACAAGGCAACAACATAACGTCTATGACTGACTATTCCGACAAAAAAATTGAGGCAGATGATGCGTTTAAAGGCAAAACTTTTCAACCTATGTTCGAGTAAAGAGATGATATCAGCAGCTTTCCAACAACACAGGTGTGGAAAGACTGTAACTTTCTTTCTGTCATCTTAAAACTGACCAAAGCCTCAATTTCACATTGCAAATATTTGCTAACCAAAAGCCATTAAGAAAAGAAGTAAGAACTTTGCCCCTGATGACTGTGAGTGTAGAATCTTACAAGAGCTTCATACATACTGGGGAAATAAATTCAAATAGTTTCATTGATCGACTAATGCTCTCAAACACCAAAACTCAAATTCCAGACTACAATCAAACCATGTATATGACAATCCAATACTTACACTTCATTCAAACTTCCCAAATTCATGGTTCAAGCTTCCATAAGCTTCTTAACCAATACAAAAAAACCCATAACATGCTTCAAGAACAGAATAAAATCAACAGGAACTTCCTATTAAAAGAGTTTCAGAACTTACTGAGAAGATGGCTGAGAAGAACACAGCAAACACTATAAAGAAGAGGACTGCCTCAGTTTCTGTGTTTAGGGATTTGAGAAGTCTGTAGGTACAGGAAGAAGAATCACCTGAACTGGAAAAAGGTGGAAAGGGTATTCTATATCAATAATTTGCTATAAAAGGGGAACAATCACAACTGGGACTGTGTGTCATCAATCTTCCCCAAACTTCCAATTTGGAAAGTGCATCACTAAAAGTTGATACCCCTACTCGCTTGCATGGCTTTGACCTATTGTACTCGCTGCCTCTTATTGGACACGTGTCCTCCTGTACTTTTCAACTAGATTACGACCTCTGAAGTAAATCTAGTAATAACCTGGAGGAGTAGTCTGGAATACACCCGGCGTAATCGAGCCGGACGTCAACGTCCAAGCCGACCGTCAAGTCGGGTAAAAAATCGAAAAAGTGATTGAGGGGCAGGGTTGTCAATTGCGTGGTAAAAGGACGCAGAAACGAGAAGAAATAAGCAGATGAAGGTGAGGGTTTAGAAGAGGCACATTATGAGATCGAATCAGGGGTGAGGCGAGAGAAACCCGGCAACAGAACTTCGTAAGCTAAATAGAAGTTTGGATCGGCGAATCTCCGCTCCGTTTTGTGCAACCTATATCATTGGATTTCAGGTATTACTCTTACCACTCTTATTTCTTTATGCGACTTCCTAGCTTTGGGTTTTCCCCTCGATTTTGTTGCGGTCTTCTTCAGATCTGATTCTTCGATTTGCGACTTATGGGCACCGACGTACTCATCCCTGCTCTCTTTCATAGTGATATATGAAATGGTCTTAGAAATTTTGGAAATATGAGGAAGTAAGAGAGGCAGTAGGAGTAGATGGTGATTTTTAGATGGTGATTTTTTGGTTGAATATGCCATGGGTAAAATCTTATGAATTTTGAAGCTTTCAATATCTGATATGTAGATGGTAATTTCATGTTTCAATATCTGATATGTAGATGGTAATTTCATGGTTATGCTTCCGCTTTGTGCTATGGGTCATAATCCTCAGACAGCGAGTAGCAAATTAGTTAGCAACTTTTGTATTTCTCTGTCTGATTGGTCATCTCTTCACTTGATTTGTGCATTCTTGTCCTGATGGATGGATTGCAGTTTGAATGCATTGATTCTGTGTGAGATGTGTTCAATATTGGGAAACGCTTCCATCATTACTGTGAGTTTGCGATTTTACTGCTTTGTCATATTAGTGAAGTGTTTTTTGTTTCTTGTGAATGACGTTAAAGAAAAGCATCACGTAATTGTGAATGGAGTGATGGATGAATGCAAAAATGAGAATGTTGTTAGCGGGACCAGTGAGATGTAAGTATTAGTGATAGGAAATGAGTTTTGTTCTTGTTTGGAATAAAAATAGGTTGCTCACAAATGCTATGTCTTAAACACAGGTTGGATTTTTGTATCGAGGAGAACAACTTTGAGAACATAGATTCTGACGAGACGGACGTAAGTCTGACCATATATATACTGTTTACTGCTGTTTAAAAGCGTAACACTGTAATTGAGATTGTCTATTGCAGGAGAGCA
The window above is part of the Fragaria vesca subsp. vesca linkage group LG2, FraVesHawaii_1.0, whole genome shotgun sequence genome. Proteins encoded here:
- the LOC101310380 gene encoding uncharacterized protein LOC101310380, with translation MAAAPDIDQYNGAVWRSVSKKPPKHYKVSITSFSSLKSTEKYESGEFEAGGYMWKLVLFPNGNKNREVKDHISLYLELGTQEKIKPGKIVTIDYKLFLLNRHKGKKSYLVLEHSNKKENKYCIYGTIVGGLAGFDRFIPLKDFIDASNGYLIDDTCEFGAEVLVSETTRKSKGECFFMNLNSTGDMYKHVWKVTNFSTLDATCHYSLPFTAGNQKYCAWTLRLYPNGDISGKGSHVSLYLGLHNPHELPPGLRILALVTLRILDQINGDRYTTLVEALWFDRRSNWGNHQIVTQKQNARMSMDDSCLIEVEIAIQGLSMPRTSTRRRPWNFKLFN
- the LOC101296448 gene encoding glutathione S-transferase TCHQD-like, which translates into the protein MQLYHHPYSIDSQRVRLALEEKGIDYTSFHLNPVTGKNMNASFFRMNPSATLPVFQNGEHKIFNTIEIIQYVERIASVSTGAENMTFSGREVTGWMHRIQQWNPKYFTLAHIPEKYFRSVSKFLRRVVMARMEESPDLAGAYHSKLQEVYDTEDKLKNSSVMIQDKEHLIRLLDEVEKQLNETTYLVGDEFTMADVMLIPVLARLVLLDLEDEYIGSRPNIAKYWIMVQQRPSYKKVIASHFNGWRKYRTLWKTWCSIHIRSILRRF